TACCCTTAGCTCCATGTTAGACAAAAATCCAATTTCATAAATTTCATTATGCAAGACAAACGAACAGTGATTTCAAATTTCAACAACTCACATTAGGATGTAACCGGCATACTTCTGGAATGACTTCAACAAGCAAGTCTGCTCCTTTCCGGTAAACCAATCGACtgataataacaataacaatttcTGATCCACTGGGACGGTCCAATGCTGGCTTGAACATGGCTGTGTCAACAGCATTGGGAATAACAAAAACCTTCTCTGGTGCCAAACCTGACCTCAACACTGTGTTTTCCTTGCTTGTGTGGGAAACACAGATTGCTTGACTCACATCTGCCAAGGTAAACTGCATCACCTTGTTCATATGAATGCTTCCAACATCCCCAAAACCATGCAGTGAATGATCTGTGAACACAACCTTGTATCCCATGATCCTCGCATTCAAAAGTGCATCATGGCAAAGTGTTGAGAAGGTTTGATGTCCATGTACTACAGTAATTCTTTCTCGAATGAGAATTGTTCTTATAATTGGTAGCAACCCATACAAGGTTGGAAATGTACTCTGATTAAAGAACTGTCTCCATGGAACATAGTAAACTTTCAAACCACCAGTCATATATCTAACCCCAGAGCGCTTTCCATAAGCATGAGTCACCACCACCACCTAAATAGTCAAAAAAATCAACTgttcaaattaataaaaatttaccaCAGCACAAGCTACAAAAAATGGTAAACTACGCCATCTACAATTAATATGCATTTACTACATTAATCTTCATTTGAATTTATTACTCAAGAAGAATAAGAAGCTATATAACTCAATCCTGAGTACTATACTACCACACCTGACAACAACaaacaattaaaatcaatttctCCCTATCAAAACGAAGTACCAATAATGTAACATGAAGAAGTCCTATAATTTGGGTTCTGAATATCAACTCCCACAATAACTCAAAATGATGAACTGGGAAAAATCTAAGACGCTGACCTTGTGGCCTAACTTGAGCAAGCATTGAGAGAGGTAATAAACGTGGTTCTCGACACCACCAAAGTTGGGATAGTAAAAATCAGATGCCATCAGAACTCTATGCTTCTGGGGTGGTGAATCACCCATCATAATCACGTACCTGTTGCATGCAAccaaaaatgaaaaagagatgGTTGTAGTATTGAAAAAAGGTGGTGAAATTCAGGAGAAATGAAAAATGGTAACACATACCTTGCAGAAGCAGAAAgtgggagagtgagaaggactgagaagaaaatgagaagaaaataaGAGAAGAGAAAAACGCTTTTTTTCTCTGCGGTTTTCACCGTTTCAAATTCCTGCGTATGAGTTTCAGTATGAAAAAGTAATAAGTATGTGGTCAACATTTTTCTTACCTTTTACGTGTAAATGCTTAGTGCATTTTGCCTTGTCATTTTCTGATTTCTCCATTTGCTGTAGATAAttattaattaccttttttaaTAGAGTTGTTGTTTAAGataagaatttaattttatttggaaAAGGTGGAAGGTTACTCTTAATGTCATTATTAATTAGCAGTTAATAGCAATACATTCAAGAATCACAATATAGGATAGCAAAAagatatagaaaataattattcataCATTACTCCcattatggaaaaaaaaatcatttgtgTGTTTGAAATGTATAAATATATCCATGTTATAGAATGTTGGGTATTGTAAGATTGAGTATACTTTAGTAAatggtttgaaaaaaaaattaagaggataaaagaataaaatagtcAATTATTTcaacaaataatcaattatatattttgtgcTTTCAAAAGTTATTTATGAGTCAACCTCAATTTTCTTAGAATAACAAATTATCTCATCAAGAATCATCttttatgtgattttttaaTGGGTTTTATATATTATCAATTGGTTATAtttgtatgaatttttttttaagaaaataaatatttcataaaacttatttaatgaTGATGAAAATGATTGTTTCTCTGGAAGATTCCAATCAGGTGATTGTGATTAGTGTGATGGACAATGTTATTTAGATAAAAGTTTGTGTAATAGAGAAATGTCTCCATATTGTGAAATTATGTTATTAGTCATTTAATTGTGAGGTACAAATTCTTAAACACTAATTTCATTGAGAACATTATATCCTTAGAAGAAGATAATAAAGTTTATTAGTCTTGGAAAACAATGACAAAAGATTTCATAATCAATTTGACAATCTCGATAGTAAATACTAGTCAACATCAATTGGTAAGAATCCACCTTAGTGTTAAGGATGGAATGTGTTCTCAAAATCATCCAACttaaataaagtaattttacCAAGTTTTAGGAATTTAAGTGACAACAAACTCGAGATATGATAAGTTAAGAATGTAAGTGACTTGACAAAAGATTATGACTAAATATCGTAGAAATGATTTTTATGGTTTGTATGcgattgaaataattttttggaaCTTGGAAGATGAGTGTGAAACTCACTCCATACATAACATTATCAGAGCTAGATGATAGATCCCGAACTCTATGCGCATGAGTTAGTATCATTGAGTATAGGTGGACACACGAATGCTTTTATGGATGAAAATCATTTGTGGGCCACTTCTAATTCAACATCATGCCAAATGAACCACATGCATAACCTATGACTTATGAGTGTTTTATTTGATACACTCATGCATACCAAAATGTCCATAATGTTGTAGCAGTTGAAATTGTTGATGATCTTATTCTTCTTGATCCTCCTCATCTTCTGCATTTAATTCCTGTCAGGAGAATATAAAGACTACACCTCCCGCTTAGCTTACTTCAAAAATCTGATACACATTGCCCACCCACCTTCTGTCTAAACCTAGTTAGGGGGAAGCTTGAGGAGACTCACTCAGCCCATGGTAGACTTGGTAGACAACATCTCGaatgaggaagaagaggacTTGAATGAGGTCTTAGAAATCCAAATTTGATACCTGTTACAGAGCATAAATGAGAAAGTTGAGCAACAGACATAAACTCATTGTCTTAATGTTTTGAGTTGGAGGTGATGTCATAAGCTCTTATATATGAGTTTTTCAATAACTCATTTATCAAATTTTCATAATGTATACCTCCGTAAAAGATCCAACAATGACATTAGAACTTATAATTTGTCTTAATGGTTGGTTGAGACGAAAGACCTTTATTAAGATAAATAGTGATACAAGTAACTATCACTCTTGAGTAAGTTTTTGAAAGACCCAAGAAAAACATCTAAAAATTCCCTAAAATCATTAATTAAGATATTGCATTATAACATCAATATAAGATAACATTCTTAAGAAGTTTAATTTCACAAATATTCTtcacatgaaaatacatttaagttttttagtatatatatatatatatatatatatattataacaaaTAAACTGTGACAAAGTATTATATGTGTAATGTGTCCtaataaatcattaaaaactattgaaaaaaatattaagttaaaCAATAATCTTTATTTAAATAGTGTATAAATAGTAGTTATACTTTTCATTTTTGGGTGTTCCATTCAATTCCTATCAGTTATTCAATTATAtcaattaaagaaagaaagtgGATAATTAATTCACACGTTCAGCGAATCAAACACGTTGTTACTGTATtttataatatcatattttggttattaaattactattattattaattttaaataaaaaaaaattggaatagAATCACGCTGACTCCAAAAGAACATCATTTCACGCGTACACTGTTAAGAAAACTTCAAAATAGTTTAATTAGTTTGTACAATGCATAAGACGTGTCAATAATTTGTCATTTTTCATGGATTATTGAAAATGAATTATTACAGAGTCTTCTCTATTCTTTCTTCCAACTCAATTCCTGTCCTTCAACCTTCCATTAATCAATTCCAAACAAATTCAAAACCACCAACTTTTTATCAGGAGTAACAATACAAGCATCATTCAAAGAATTTCATTTTCTGAATActcccaaaataaaatttaaatactaatattaGAAAAACATTTACAAGAATTAATTGCTTTAGGATTGGTGATGACACAAATTTTATTAGATTTATTAggaaaatattactttaaaaagCGTGTCTAAAACTGCACAGTAAAAGAGAAGGAAACTATAAAAATTGTATACGATCTTTAGTATTGAATTGAAACATacgcaactt
The sequence above is a segment of the Phaseolus vulgaris cultivar G19833 chromosome 2, P. vulgaris v2.0, whole genome shotgun sequence genome. Coding sequences within it:
- the LOC137812014 gene encoding phosphatidylinositol N-acetylglucosaminyltransferase subunit A-like, whose amino-acid sequence is MMGDSPPQKHRVLMASDFYYPNFGGVENHVYYLSQCLLKLGHKVVVVTHAYGKRSGVRYMTGGLKVYYVPWRQFFNQSTFPTLYGLLPIIRTILIRERITVVHGHQTFSTLCHDALLNARIMGYKVVFTDHSLHGFGDVGSIHMNKVMQFTLADVSQAICVSHTSKENTVLRSGLAPEKVFVIPNAVDTAMFKPALDRPSGSEIVIVIISRLVYRKGADLLVEVIPEVCRLHPNVRFIIGGDGPKRVRLEEMREKHSLFDRVDLLGAVPHTQVRSVLISGHIFLTCSLTEAFCMAILEAASCGLLTVSTRVGGVPEVLPDDMVVLAEPDPGDIVQAIQTAISMLPKIDPQVMHNRLRELYNWHDVAKRTEIVYDRALKCPNQSLLECLSRYLSCGALAGKLFCLVMILSFLFWHLLELWQPADDIEEVPDVIFSKNCDEDFSQKS